The nucleotide window CTCGTCAATTGCCGCTAAAATCGCCTCAGGCTGGAGTGTTGGGTTCAGCTTTTCGAGTGTCGACCGCAGGCGGGGAAGAAGGATTACTTCGCTTTTTGTTTCACGTCCCAACGCTACGCGTCCCTCACCCGCTCCCTCTCCCAGAGGTAGAGGGCCATCACTTTTCACTCCCTCGCCCTTGAGGGGAGAGGGCTGGGGTGAGGGTGTAATGAAAACCTCTTCCATCGCCGACACTGTCTGCCAGCCAAGCTCAGCAAAGAGCTGGATCGCAGGCTGCTCGACAAGGTGGTTTTCAGTGTAGGAATGCGGCATTAAAAGTAGTCCTTATGTCCGCTAAAATGTCCACTTTTTATTTTCGTATTTTTTATTAATATCAAGATATTAGCGTTAATAAGCTGAATATTTGTCATGAAAAATGTCCACTAATTTGTCCAGTTGTATTGCCTATACAATATTGTGAAAGTGTTGGGTAGGTTTTGACGGTTATTAGGATGCGTTCTTTTGGCATGTCACCGTCATAGGTGCTGCGCAAGACTGGAACTGTCCAGCCGCTCTATGGCATTAGAAACCCGCTGCCGGTGGCACATTGAGGGTTTCTCTTCATAGCAGGTGAGCGCCACGCGGTGCCCCTCATGCTCGATCCAGTTCCTGATCTTTTGAAGCGCTGCAGCCTGTTGCGGCAGGCAGGCCTGTTCATATCGTTCAAACAGTGCCTCGTAGTCAGCCTGAGTTTCGAGCTTGCCCCGTTCGGAAGATGCTATGCCAAGCTCCGGCAGATGCTCATAACGTATACCCACGCCCTCGCATGCCTTGCTCAGCGAACCCTTTGAGAAGCCATATTTCCGACTAAGCGGATTTCTGCGTACGTCACACAGCAAAGTAACGGATGCCTTGAGCAACTGATTTAAATATCTTTCCAGTGTCTTACCCTCATATCCTATTGTCAGGAGGCTGGGGTCAAGGTGCGCTGGGCGTGCAGCATCAACCTGCTCACGCACAGCAGGATCGGTCAAGACTCTATCAACAATTTCGCTGCGTGTTGCATAGTAGGGATAGCGGCGATAGACCTCTGCGATAAGTTCATCGCCGTGCAGTGCAGAGTGCTGAGTGCAGAACTCTGTTACTGCTTTCTGATCAACAGGTTTATGTCGAGCTTCTGCCTGACCTGCCTCTGTAAGTTTCCAGTTTTTGTCGTCGTTCACAAGCAGACCAGCTTCGATCATCTTGCGCTTGTCTGCATAGGAAGTGAACGAAAAAGCGCCGAAGTGGTATGGCACAAACTCATAGCTGGGTGTTTCTTCATGCTCCATGGTGTAAAGAAAAAGCAGTTTCTGGAAGTCTGTACCGCTCACCTTCTGCCCAAGGGTATCAAGCAGCGTTAATAATAGTCTCCGACGGTTAAATAGCATAATTAATGATACCTTACGCTTGACGTCATAACAAATAAATTCAGCCCAGAGGCAGTAATCTGATCGGGCTGCCAGCCAAGGTTGGCGAAAAGGCCTATGGTGGGCTGCTCGACAAGCTGGTCTTCAGTGTAGGCGTGTGTCATGGGTCAGCTCGTCGTACCGAGCGAAAGATGAGGGATTTTTCTTTCATTCGCAGTGATGGTGTTGGCAAATGAGAGTATAGGCGCAGGGATCTCATCTGAATACTTACGAAATGCAGTGTTATAGAAATTCCGTAGAATGAAACCTCCGAAAGTTAACGGAGTAACTGGTGAGCACAAGGGAATACGACAATTCTTATATTGGCCTAGTGTAAGGTGCGAACGGGGATGATGGATTTCCACAAACTTTGCATCATCATTACTAAAATCGAAGCGGATTGGAAACGGCACAATGTTCCTTGCGATAATGTCAGCGTAGACCTCGTCCAGAAGATAGACTTCGGGATCATTTTGGAAATGCTCCAAGTCTGGCGAAGGGAAATAGGAAAGCACATGCTCGCGTATGTCGCCATTACAAAACCTATACTGAAGCGTCACAAGTGCGCCATCAAGCATCTTTAAATTGAAGCATCGTGCTTGCTCCAGTTCGGCATAAATATCACGGTAGGCGATGTTCTTCAGCGCTGTCGTCATGCGATCCGATCCATTGACCGTTATCTCAAAATCCCGATCGATTTGTCCATGAGTAGAGGGGAAGTTCTGATCATTCGAAAGACTCAGGCCTACCATCGTCTCTGTCAATTGCGCTAACTGTTGCAGCGTTTCTCTGGAGTTCATCTCGATCGCCTTTTAGGTTTTTTATCAAGGAGCTTTTGCAACTTACTAATGACGTCGGCCGGATAATCTTCAATAAACGTATCGCCTGATTCCAACGACTCAATGATATCAAGCATGTTACTTTGTTTCTTCGCAAATCTTTCCTTTTCCTCCTTCGACATATCACGATTCACGATTGTCATCTTCTGTCGCTCCGGCTCTGTCGGGTATTTGAATCGTAACTCGAAACCGGCCTGTCGAATCATCATGAATTCAGCCTGCAACGCCTCCATGGCTTGCCCATAGCCAAGAACACGCACCCATGCTTTGCTGCGGGTGATAGCGGTAAAAAGCCGATTGCGAACACGAGCGCGATCTCTCGGCAGCAACGCAGTGAAACAATCCTGCGCGTTAATAACATACACCATTGCGGCCTCATTTCCCTTTGCGCGGAAGATGCCAGTGAAAGTTACTGTGCCAGGCTCTGAAAAGATATCTACAGATGTGGTGACCCCTGCCAAGTTGGAATTGATCCCCTTCTGAAGGAGGAGCTTTCTTGGTTCGGCCACAGCTTCTCTCGTAGTTAGCGGATTGGGATTGATGACAACAATATCATCCGGCAGGAGTTCATCTGTCCTGAGGTTTTGCTCAATAGCCTTTGCGAGCCATGCTGTTTGTTCGG belongs to Nitrospirota bacterium and includes:
- a CDS encoding DUF488 domain-containing protein; its protein translation is MLFNRRRLLLTLLDTLGQKVSGTDFQKLLFLYTMEHEETPSYEFVPYHFGAFSFTSYADKRKMIEAGLLVNDDKNWKLTEAGQAEARHKPVDQKAVTEFCTQHSALHGDELIAEVYRRYPYYATRSEIVDRVLTDPAVREQVDAARPAHLDPSLLTIGYEGKTLERYLNQLLKASVTLLCDVRRNPLSRKYGFSKGSLSKACEGVGIRYEHLPELGIASSERGKLETQADYEALFERYEQACLPQQAAALQKIRNWIEHEGHRVALTCYEEKPSMCHRQRVSNAIERLDSSSLAQHL
- a CDS encoding DUF2290 domain-containing protein — encoded protein: MNSRETLQQLAQLTETMVGLSLSNDQNFPSTHGQIDRDFEITVNGSDRMTTALKNIAYRDIYAELEQARCFNLKMLDGALVTLQYRFCNGDIREHVLSYFPSPDLEHFQNDPEVYLLDEVYADIIARNIVPFPIRFDFSNDDAKFVEIHHPRSHLTLGQYKNCRIPLCSPVTPLTFGGFILRNFYNTAFRKYSDEIPAPILSFANTITANERKIPHLSLGTTS